A region of the Pantoea alfalfae genome:
AGGACGGCGATCCTGATAAAGCAGAAAACCATGCTCCTCAGATAACTTTGTCACCTCATACGTGTGGCCCGCTTCGTCGGCTGCAACACCAAAGCCGCTGGCATTGGTGCCGTGTGGCCCTTTATCTGAACTCAGCATTTTCGATCCGGCATCCACAATTGCGAAATGCTCGTTTACCGCTACCACACGTGTAATGACGCTCATTGCCAGCTGATCGACGTAACTTAGCCCGAGGCGACAGGCGGTAAGGTCCAGCAGTGCATAGTTGCCGGGCCGGATTTCACTGATGCAGGGCGCAACCTCGGCTGCCAGGGCCGTAGGCGTTGACCCCACAGAGAGCGGGCAGTCGGTAAATCCCGCAGCCTGCAGTTTTGCCTGAAGCTGCTGCATCAATACCGTTTCCTGCCTGGCAACATCAACAATAGCCGCAGCATTACCGGCACCATAAGCGTGGCCGGCATGCGACACTAATCCGGCAAAGCGTACGCCTCTGTCCCGCAGCGCCTGAGCAATCAGCACGGCGTCATCACTATCAGGACTAACACCAATCCGGTGTAATCCAACATCCACCTTAATCGCCACCGCCAGCTCGCAGTCTGGTTGTTGCTGCCACGCATCCGCAATCGCTGCCACACCCTGCAGCCTGTCCGCAATCAGGGTAAGTTTTGCCTGATGAAGCACGGCGAGACGCAGCAACTCAGCCACGCTTTGCGGTTGCACAACCGGATAGGCTAAAAGCAGATCGCGAACGCCCCCCTTAATAAAGCTGATACCTTCGCTGGGTTTAGAGACCGTGACACCCTGAGCACCATATTCAAGCTGACGCTGAGCAATCCAGACGCTTTTATGTGTTTTGATATGCGGACGCAATGCGACGCCTGCCGCACTGGCTTTGCGCTGCATATGCTGCAGATTCTGCTCCAGGCGCTCTGCATCCACTTCAATATAGGGCGTAAGGCGGTCATCGATCAGCGGCCTTTGCCACTGCTGTGTATCGTTGATATCCATAAGATTATCCGGCTTTAACGAGGTAAGAGGATTCATCATTCCTTAATTAACTTTCTGATACCAGCCTGGTGGCTGTGGAGGAGGCGCTGAACAGCAAAAATTAAAGTGGGTGTTAACCCGGGATAGAGCATGCTGTACACGGACAAACCGGAGAGGATACTAAGCAGGCGTGGATTAGCAGAATAAAAAAGCAGGCGCGGTGCCTGCTTTATCCGGTTACTCAGACGTAGAGTGACTGTTCACCCGGCGGTCGGGTTTTGAATCGGCGATGCAGCCAGAGGTATTGTTCCGGTGCGCGCAGAATCTGATTCTCGATCACTTTATTCATATAGGCTGCAGCAGCAGCCTCGTCCGTGTGAGGATAATTTTCCAGCATCGGCTCAATGATCAGATGATAGCCATCATTATCTGCATTACGAATCAGCATAATCGGCACCATCGCCGGCTTCGCCAGACGCGACAGCACAAAAGTGCCGTTGGTGGTGGCCGCTTTTTCTACCGCAAACAGCGGCGCAAAGGTGCTGCCTTTCGGGCCGTAATCCTGGTCTGGTGCAAACCAGACCGATTCACCCTGTTTCAGAGCATTAACCATGCCGCGCAGATCGCGGCGGTCGATCATCGCTTTGTTTGAGCGCATCCGGCCTTTGGTCTGCACATATTCCATTGCCTGATTGTTGTGCGGACGGTACATCGCCATCATCGGCTGACAGAGACCGCTGATGCGGCCGCCCAGCTCCAGTGACATGAAATGCACACCAATCAGCATCACACCGCGCTTTTCATTCTGCGCAGCGTGGAGATTATCCATACCTGACACTTTAAACAGACGTTTAACCGCACGGTCAGACCAGAACCAGGCAATACCGGTTTCAGCCAGCGCCATGCCTAACGACGCAAAATTACCGGCGATCATATGTTCTGTTTTTTCTTCACTGATGCCAGGAAAACAGAGCTCAATGTTACGACGGGTGATTCGCTCACGGCGCTGCAGAAAATGGCGGGAAATTTTGCCCGCACCGGCACCGAGACGCATAAGAACAGGATAGGGAAGCTGGACCAGAAGCCAGAGTACACCAAGACCAAACCAGGTAAACCAATAACGCGGATGCAGCAGCGAGCTGCTAAATTTTCCGGTGTTTTTCATTAAAACCTTCATGAGATAAATGGATGCATCGCATAAAGAACACTTCCATAAAGTCTCCAGGCGCTACAGCTGTACTGATTTCGACCAGCACTTTATCAAAAAGTGCCTTCAAAGAAAGGGAAACTACTGACTCTACAGGATTGACCTGTTTCATGGAGCCAGCGTTTCGGGTGCGAAAAAAGGGTTCGCAACAGAAAAAAGATATTAAATTCAGAAGATTAAAAAAGACAGGCCTGATAAGGAAAACGTGACAGACACGCATTACAGAAGAGTCCGGAAATAATTATTTATCCATCTTTACGTAATAATGAGGCCAGCCACACGCTTAGAACACCCTGCACGCTGATGCAGAAGAGAGGTCATTACTCAGAAAATGAACAAAGCGCCATCGCTGACGCTTCATCTCAGACCTGAGGAAAAGATCTTACTCAATATTCTGAATCTGCTCGCGCATCTGTTCAATCAGCACTTTCAGTTCGATAGCAGAAGTGGTGATGTCGGCGTTGATCGACTTCGATGCCAGCGTATTCGATTCACGATTGAACTCCTGCATCATGAAATCGAGCCGACGGCCAACCGCTTCTTTCTTTTTCAGGATGTTGTAGGTCTCTTTAACGTGCGCATCCAGGCGATCCAGCTCTTCGGAGACGTCAACACGCTGCGCCATCATCACCAGTTCCTGCTCCAGGCGATTGTTTTCCAGCTGGACTTCAGCATCTTCCAGTTTGGCGACCAGACGCTCACGCTGCCATTTGATGACTTCAGGCATCTGCGCCCGCACTTTGCTGACTTCCTGCGAAACCCCTTCCAGACGCTGCTCAATCATCGCTTTCAATGCGGTGCCTTCGCTTTCGCGTGCCGCAATAAAATCATCCAGCGCACTATCCAGCGCCTTCAACAACTGCGTGTTAATGGCATCCAGATCCTGCTCCTGTGCAGACATCACACCGGGCCAGCGCAGGATATCCAGCGGATTAATCGCGCCTTCATCGCTCTGCATTTTCACCCAGTTGGCCGCCTGCACCAGCTGTTTCGCCAGCGTTTCATTGAGCATCAGCTCGCCCTGCGCGCTGGGGTCGGCATCAAAACGCAGGTTGCACTCAATTTTACCGCGCGTCAGACGCTGGCGAATGCGTTCGCGGATAACCGGCTCCAGCCCACGAAACTGTTCCGGCAGACGGATGTAGGTTTCCAGATAACGCTGGTTAACAGAACGCAGCTCCCAGGCGGCGCTGCCCCATTCGCCTTTGGCTTCGCTGCGGGCATAAGCGGTCATACTGCGGATCATAAGCGGTACTCATTTGCGGAAAGATGGGTGAAGTATAGCGAGGCGAGCCACGGCATAACAGGCATAAGCGTCTCACCGGAAAATAACGAACCATTTCCGCTTTCCGCGAGAGCCACTTATGATGACCACTGACCCCTTGTGAGGATGACCGATCTATGTCACGCGTTATTGCCCTTCCTGTTGTGATGGCTCTGTTGCTGGCGGGTTGCCAGACGCGCCATGCGCCGCCCACGAAACCGCAACCCATCTGTGCGGGTGGCGACATGATGATGCAGACCACGCTGTGGTTTGGACTAAGCAAGCCAGATGGCGGCAGGGTGAGTTCACTCGACTGGATGAACTTTGTGGACAATGAGGTCACGCCACGCTTCAAAGCGGGACTGTCGATTTATGACGCTAAAGGGCAATGGCTG
Encoded here:
- the lpxP gene encoding kdo(2)-lipid IV(A) palmitoleoyltransferase gives rise to the protein MKNTGKFSSSLLHPRYWFTWFGLGVLWLLVQLPYPVLMRLGAGAGKISRHFLQRRERITRRNIELCFPGISEEKTEHMIAGNFASLGMALAETGIAWFWSDRAVKRLFKVSGMDNLHAAQNEKRGVMLIGVHFMSLELGGRISGLCQPMMAMYRPHNNQAMEYVQTKGRMRSNKAMIDRRDLRGMVNALKQGESVWFAPDQDYGPKGSTFAPLFAVEKAATTNGTFVLSRLAKPAMVPIMLIRNADNDGYHLIIEPMLENYPHTDEAAAAAYMNKVIENQILRAPEQYLWLHRRFKTRPPGEQSLYV
- a CDS encoding alanine racemase; this translates as MDINDTQQWQRPLIDDRLTPYIEVDAERLEQNLQHMQRKASAAGVALRPHIKTHKSVWIAQRQLEYGAQGVTVSKPSEGISFIKGGVRDLLLAYPVVQPQSVAELLRLAVLHQAKLTLIADRLQGVAAIADAWQQQPDCELAVAIKVDVGLHRIGVSPDSDDAVLIAQALRDRGVRFAGLVSHAGHAYGAGNAAAIVDVARQETVLMQQLQAKLQAAGFTDCPLSVGSTPTALAAEVAPCISEIRPGNYALLDLTACRLGLSYVDQLAMSVITRVVAVNEHFAIVDAGSKMLSSDKGPHGTNASGFGVAADEAGHTYEVTKLSEEHGFLLYQDRRPEVGMLLRIFPNHSCAVMAQSDGFVLRRASGHSEEHAVSARGNFI
- a CDS encoding YicC/YloC family endoribonuclease; this encodes MIRSMTAYARSEAKGEWGSAAWELRSVNQRYLETYIRLPEQFRGLEPVIRERIRQRLTRGKIECNLRFDADPSAQGELMLNETLAKQLVQAANWVKMQSDEGAINPLDILRWPGVMSAQEQDLDAINTQLLKALDSALDDFIAARESEGTALKAMIEQRLEGVSQEVSKVRAQMPEVIKWQRERLVAKLEDAEVQLENNRLEQELVMMAQRVDVSEELDRLDAHVKETYNILKKKEAVGRRLDFMMQEFNRESNTLASKSINADITTSAIELKVLIEQMREQIQNIE
- a CDS encoding DUF3574 domain-containing protein — encoded protein: MSRVIALPVVMALLLAGCQTRHAPPTKPQPICAGGDMMMQTTLWFGLSKPDGGRVSSLDWMNFVDNEVTPRFKAGLSIYDAKGQWLGENGKLARENSKALMLIHGIDPATNQDIEALRTLYKKRFAQESVMRVDAPVCVGF